One Vulcanisaeta thermophila DNA segment encodes these proteins:
- a CDS encoding 50S ribosomal protein L5, producing the protein MPVIDLTQVDLRTLTPEQLDWRKFVLPADHPMRVIRIDKVVVNIGVGESGEKLERAAKVLRELTQQEPSYRLAKRSIKDWNVRKGEPIGVAVTLRKNKAVWFLLRALAAVDFTLKESSFDDWGNVAFGIREHIMIPGTRYDPAVGVWGMNVVTVLARPGLRVMYRRRARHKVGRGQRVTKAEAMKFFQEVLGVKITK; encoded by the coding sequence ATGCCAGTCATAGACCTAACGCAGGTGGATCTAAGGACCTTAACCCCGGAGCAGTTGGATTGGAGGAAGTTCGTACTACCAGCGGATCACCCAATGAGGGTTATTAGGATCGATAAGGTGGTTGTTAACATAGGTGTTGGGGAGAGCGGTGAGAAACTGGAGAGGGCTGCTAAGGTGCTCAGGGAATTAACACAGCAGGAACCCAGTTATAGGCTTGCCAAGAGGTCCATTAAGGATTGGAATGTGAGGAAGGGCGAGCCCATTGGCGTTGCGGTTACTCTAAGGAAGAATAAGGCGGTGTGGTTCCTGCTGAGGGCCTTGGCCGCCGTGGACTTCACACTAAAGGAGAGTTCCTTCGATGACTGGGGTAATGTGGCCTTTGGGATTAGGGAGCACATAATGATACCGGGCACTAGGTATGACCCTGCTGTGGGTGTTTGGGGGATGAATGTGGTGACTGTGCTCGCAAGGCCTGGTCTTAGGGTTATGTATAGGAGAAGGGCTAGGCATAAGGTGGGTAGGGGCCAGAGGGTTACCAAGGCTGAGGCCATGAAATTCTTCCAGGAGGTTCTTGG
- a CDS encoding MFS transporter has product MSEKTPFKPLDETRPRRAHIKLLLISGAGFFADAYDLFAISVALVFLKQVWPLSPSEVALIAMAALLGATIGPFIFGRIGDIFGRKYIYGVEAALLTAGAIASALSINPTMLWISRFILGLGVGGDYPISATLMSEYSPARSRGLFVTGVFSMQGWGIITAALLGLGLLNLHVNPDIAWRVILGVGAVAPALVIYFRRRIYETPRFAYFVKQDLNEVKKAVKDVLNSEVEVPVNGINNGHKVHLRNYLTTILATAIPWFALDVFFYGTNIFGPFVTTALGLAKNPLAGIYTQLYIALAFLVPGYYVAALIVDRMGRKAMQIMGFAIVGTAYLAMALLLRHGLVIPSLILALYGLVQFFTNVGPNVTTFILPTELFPTRYRTTGHGIAAGSGKLGATLAALLIPILFPITSNISEAAKLTIMSNLLIVLATFALIGALLTLPIKEPRGKPLEVISGEV; this is encoded by the coding sequence ATGAGCGAAAAAACACCCTTCAAACCACTGGATGAAACAAGGCCCAGAAGGGCACATATAAAGTTGCTACTCATATCGGGCGCCGGCTTCTTCGCAGATGCCTACGACCTATTCGCCATATCCGTAGCCCTGGTTTTCCTAAAGCAGGTGTGGCCACTCTCACCGTCAGAGGTGGCCCTCATAGCCATGGCTGCACTCCTCGGAGCCACCATAGGACCCTTCATATTCGGCAGGATAGGCGATATATTCGGGCGTAAGTACATATACGGTGTTGAGGCCGCATTGCTAACAGCGGGCGCCATAGCATCCGCACTATCCATAAACCCCACAATGCTTTGGATAAGCAGGTTCATACTGGGCCTTGGCGTGGGTGGTGACTACCCCATAAGCGCCACGCTGATGAGTGAGTACTCACCAGCAAGGAGCAGGGGACTATTCGTGACTGGGGTCTTCTCAATGCAGGGATGGGGAATAATAACAGCAGCCCTACTGGGCCTTGGACTACTAAACCTTCACGTAAACCCAGACATTGCCTGGAGGGTAATACTGGGCGTTGGCGCCGTGGCACCAGCCCTAGTCATATACTTCAGGCGTAGGATTTATGAAACGCCAAGGTTCGCATACTTCGTGAAGCAGGACTTAAATGAGGTTAAGAAGGCTGTGAAGGATGTATTAAACAGCGAGGTTGAGGTACCGGTTAACGGCATTAATAATGGCCACAAGGTGCATTTACGTAATTACCTCACAACGATACTGGCCACGGCAATACCCTGGTTCGCACTGGACGTATTCTTCTACGGAACCAACATATTCGGACCCTTCGTAACCACAGCCCTAGGGCTCGCAAAGAACCCACTGGCGGGCATCTATACGCAATTGTACATAGCCCTCGCATTCCTAGTCCCAGGTTACTACGTAGCCGCACTCATAGTAGATAGGATGGGTAGGAAGGCCATGCAGATAATGGGCTTCGCAATCGTGGGCACCGCCTACCTAGCAATGGCACTACTACTAAGGCATGGCCTAGTAATACCCAGCCTAATCCTGGCACTGTACGGATTAGTTCAATTCTTCACAAACGTGGGCCCCAACGTAACCACATTCATACTACCCACGGAACTATTCCCAACCAGGTACAGAACCACCGGCCACGGAATAGCCGCAGGAAGCGGCAAACTGGGCGCCACATTGGCAGCCCTACTAATACCCATCCTATTCCCAATAACGAGCAACATCAGCGAAGCCGCTAAATTAACCATAATGTCAAACCTATTGATAGTACTAGCCACATTCGCACTAATCGGCGCACTCCTCACACTACCAATCAAGGAACCCAGGGGGAAGCCGCTGGAGGTAATCTCGGGCGAGGTATAA
- a CDS encoding protein-tyrosine phosphatase family protein, which yields MVKFPYWVIEGALAGSSMPLDEDAVNMWFRMGIRAVVILTEEWEFAMEGWDFNDYISTLKELGMDFLHVPTRDGYAPSEEVMYGIVRWIDERIMSGKPVLVHCHAGVGRSPTVIAAYLMYRRRLSADDALEVVGRYNDEISITNEQYLALVAFEHYLRQVGNAAYTA from the coding sequence ATGGTTAAGTTCCCCTATTGGGTTATTGAGGGCGCCCTGGCCGGATCCTCAATGCCCCTGGATGAGGACGCCGTGAACATGTGGTTTAGGATGGGGATTAGGGCTGTGGTTATTTTAACTGAGGAGTGGGAGTTCGCAATGGAGGGTTGGGACTTCAACGACTACATAAGTACTCTCAAGGAACTCGGTATGGACTTCCTCCATGTACCCACTAGGGATGGTTATGCACCCAGTGAGGAGGTTATGTATGGGATTGTTAGGTGGATTGATGAGAGGATAATGAGTGGTAAGCCCGTGCTTGTTCATTGCCATGCGGGTGTTGGTAGGAGTCCCACGGTTATAGCGGCTTACTTGATGTATAGGAGGAGGCTTAGTGCTGATGATGCTTTGGAGGTGGTTGGTAGGTATAATGATGAGATTTCCATAACCAATGAGCAGTACCTAGCGTTAGTGGCCTTCGAGCATTACCTAAGGCAGGTTGGTAATGCAGCATACACAGCATGA
- a CDS encoding aldehyde ferredoxin oxidoreductase family protein: MTVFRILRVDLSREHFTEEVIKEDLLKKFLGGRGLAAYLALKEIPRGIDPFDPSNKLYIFSGPLSGIATISSSRVNVTTRSPLTGVYTHSNAGGNFSYWLRKSGYDGLVIEGKAEEPVYLVIKDGEPKLKPAKHIWGKWTGAATKIILEENGFPPDETKAGVAVIGPAGENLVRFAGIRMSDYERFAGRGGVGAVMGSKLLKGILVWGTRDLYKELVDKSKFMKVNNDIVKRIAVHDTTKTLHKYGTNVLMNIVQSIGALPHYNFGGTGKLKDVTPVSEEYIKDHYPTETHGCHNCPIGCTQMPTVKSGPFKISATEKYVKQEYENTWALGPNIGVTDPEADLKYQKLANELGLDTISLGNTLAMAVELAKNGKLQLDIDWGDAGALEYLIYKIAYRDGIGDDLAEGDYRLAVKYGMPQLFVGSRGQGLPAYDPRALKGFAIAYYTANRGGDHLEAYTPTWEIFGVPEKVDPFDESPTNIEREARLVKWNQDLFAVVDSTIFCKFENLMPNIDTEKDFADLYNAAFGWDLTPQDVLTIGERIFNVERLHWVKEGKWVKDELPPRMREPIPDGPAKGHNAAKMFDEGIKVYYKLRGWVDGKPTRDTLKRLGLEEFDYLL, from the coding sequence ATGACAGTTTTTAGGATACTAAGGGTAGACCTATCCAGAGAACATTTCACCGAGGAAGTGATTAAGGAGGACCTCCTCAAAAAATTCCTTGGCGGCAGGGGATTAGCAGCCTACCTAGCGTTAAAGGAAATACCCAGGGGCATAGACCCATTCGACCCAAGCAACAAACTCTACATATTCTCAGGACCCCTAAGCGGCATTGCCACCATATCCTCAAGCAGGGTCAACGTAACCACCAGATCACCACTAACCGGCGTCTACACACACTCCAACGCAGGAGGCAACTTCTCATACTGGCTCAGGAAATCCGGCTATGATGGGTTGGTAATAGAGGGTAAGGCAGAGGAACCCGTGTACCTAGTCATTAAGGATGGAGAACCAAAACTAAAACCAGCCAAGCACATCTGGGGAAAATGGACCGGGGCCGCCACAAAAATAATACTCGAGGAGAATGGGTTCCCACCAGACGAGACAAAGGCTGGGGTCGCCGTAATAGGACCAGCCGGGGAGAACCTAGTCAGGTTCGCTGGGATTAGGATGAGCGATTACGAGAGATTCGCAGGGCGTGGTGGCGTTGGCGCCGTCATGGGCAGTAAACTACTCAAGGGAATACTCGTGTGGGGCACCAGGGACCTGTACAAAGAGCTCGTGGATAAGAGTAAATTCATGAAGGTGAACAACGACATCGTGAAGAGGATAGCAGTCCACGACACAACAAAGACATTGCATAAGTATGGCACTAACGTACTCATGAATATTGTGCAGTCCATAGGCGCCCTACCCCACTACAACTTCGGGGGAACGGGCAAGCTGAAGGATGTAACGCCCGTTAGCGAGGAGTACATAAAGGATCACTACCCCACAGAGACCCACGGATGCCATAACTGCCCAATTGGCTGCACGCAAATGCCCACGGTTAAGTCCGGACCATTCAAGATATCAGCCACCGAGAAGTACGTGAAGCAGGAGTATGAAAATACATGGGCACTGGGACCCAACATAGGGGTTACGGACCCAGAGGCGGATCTTAAGTATCAGAAACTCGCCAACGAGCTGGGCCTGGACACAATAAGCCTAGGCAACACACTGGCAATGGCCGTGGAACTGGCAAAGAATGGAAAGCTCCAGTTAGACATTGACTGGGGTGATGCAGGGGCCCTGGAGTACCTAATCTACAAGATAGCCTACAGGGACGGCATCGGCGATGACCTGGCAGAGGGCGATTACAGACTGGCCGTTAAGTATGGAATGCCCCAGTTATTCGTCGGGTCCAGGGGACAGGGCCTACCTGCCTACGACCCCAGGGCACTGAAGGGATTCGCAATAGCATACTACACAGCCAATAGGGGTGGTGACCACCTGGAGGCTTATACCCCCACGTGGGAGATCTTTGGAGTGCCTGAGAAGGTGGATCCGTTTGATGAATCACCGACAAATATAGAGAGGGAGGCTAGGCTTGTTAAGTGGAACCAGGACCTATTCGCTGTTGTGGATTCAACCATATTCTGCAAGTTCGAGAACCTAATGCCCAACATAGACACTGAGAAGGACTTTGCGGACCTGTACAACGCGGCCTTTGGCTGGGACTTAACACCACAGGATGTGTTAACGATTGGTGAGAGGATATTCAATGTGGAGAGACTACACTGGGTTAAGGAGGGTAAGTGGGTCAAGGATGAGTTACCGCCTAGGATGAGGGAGCCCATACCTGATGGACCAGCTAAGGGTCACAACGCCGCTAAGATGTTTGATGAGGGCATAAAGGTTTATTACAAGCTCAGGGGCTGGGTTGATGGTAAACCCACTAGGGACACTTTGAAGAGGCTTGGGCTTGAGGAGTTTGATTACCTACTATGA
- a CDS encoding mechanosensitive ion channel family protein, with protein MGGAGAGIRLGRLILRILAEWFLLIVIGVLIYVLYWTVIQYLPTNWGNLLRTYEPVARSLIIITIGAILVWDTGKRVSEVISVHDRVLGSMLKFILNLVIIVAVLVALAVTFVKFGLSIAAFTGTATGLIIGLAVQQTFQNVIAGIVIVITSRYKPGDRVTIVNWRYGVIRAMYPTEGMPNGFTGTIRSISLMFTELISDNGQVITIPNYVMLDSLIIHRERAPFKRVRARLDVPSTVDPWAFEERLKEAIRDGSIKEVKVRVSETWQSTSMYQVVIEALADGNLDGELVKDKILRAAIKVRNELSGGNKN; from the coding sequence ATGGGTGGGGCTGGTGCTGGGATTAGGTTGGGTAGGTTGATTCTTAGGATCCTTGCTGAGTGGTTTCTTCTCATTGTCATTGGTGTTTTAATCTACGTCCTCTATTGGACGGTGATTCAGTACCTACCCACCAACTGGGGCAATTTACTAAGGACTTACGAACCAGTCGCCAGGTCCCTCATTATAATAACCATCGGCGCCATATTGGTTTGGGACACTGGTAAGAGGGTTTCCGAGGTCATTAGTGTTCATGATAGGGTCCTAGGCTCCATGCTCAAGTTCATACTTAACCTGGTAATAATAGTGGCGGTTCTGGTTGCCCTGGCAGTTACGTTCGTAAAGTTTGGGCTATCCATAGCGGCCTTCACGGGGACCGCCACGGGATTAATAATCGGTCTCGCAGTCCAACAAACCTTTCAGAATGTCATCGCCGGCATAGTCATAGTCATAACATCACGCTACAAACCTGGTGATAGGGTTACCATTGTTAATTGGCGTTATGGCGTGATAAGGGCCATGTACCCCACCGAGGGCATGCCCAATGGCTTCACAGGGACTATTAGGAGCATATCCCTAATGTTCACGGAATTGATTAGTGATAATGGGCAGGTCATTACGATACCCAATTACGTAATGCTGGACTCCCTAATCATACACAGGGAGAGGGCACCCTTTAAGCGCGTTAGGGCCCGTTTAGACGTCCCGAGCACAGTGGATCCCTGGGCCTTTGAGGAGAGACTTAAGGAGGCCATTAGGGATGGTAGTATTAAGGAGGTTAAGGTTAGGGTCTCCGAGACCTGGCAAAGCACAAGTATGTACCAAGTCGTGATCGAGGCATTAGCCGATGGCAACTTAGACGGTGAGCTCGTGAAAGACAAGATCCTTAGGGCAGCCATTAAGGTTAGAAATGAGTTGAGCGGTGGTAATAAAAATTGA
- a CDS encoding fumarylacetoacetate hydrolase family protein — translation MVGDKVFELGVDPIKALISYANGKVVGLGAEVNIDVNQLLSKDYRSSGLRFTKPYDPPEVWGSGISYEVSMRRYSEEGEVARIGKLTIYEKVYSAERPEIFFKATANRCVGHGEPIAVRGDSEWTLPEPELGVVITSSGKVIGYTIIDDVSARDIEAENPLYLPQSKIYNGCCAFGPFVVTPDEIKNPYSLQIRLRIIRGGKVIYEGEVSTERMRRRIDEQIKYLIRNNTVPDGTILMTGTGILPGRDAALRDGDIVEISISGIGTLTTPVIKLKVE, via the coding sequence ATGGTGGGTGATAAGGTGTTTGAGCTTGGTGTTGATCCTATAAAGGCCCTCATTAGCTACGCTAATGGTAAGGTGGTAGGTCTTGGGGCTGAGGTTAATATTGATGTTAATCAATTATTGAGTAAGGACTATAGGAGTAGTGGTTTAAGGTTTACTAAGCCCTATGACCCACCTGAGGTTTGGGGGAGTGGGATTAGTTATGAGGTTTCAATGAGGAGGTACTCTGAGGAAGGTGAGGTGGCTAGGATTGGTAAATTAACGATTTATGAGAAGGTTTATAGTGCTGAAAGACCTGAAATATTCTTTAAGGCAACAGCCAATAGGTGTGTTGGGCATGGTGAACCAATAGCAGTTAGGGGCGACTCAGAGTGGACACTCCCTGAGCCCGAATTGGGTGTTGTGATAACAAGTAGTGGTAAGGTAATTGGGTACACTATTATTGATGATGTGTCGGCAAGGGATATTGAGGCTGAGAACCCACTTTACTTACCCCAGTCGAAGATTTACAACGGCTGCTGTGCCTTCGGCCCATTCGTGGTTACGCCCGATGAGATTAAAAACCCATACTCACTTCAAATTAGGCTAAGGATAATCAGGGGTGGTAAGGTCATTTATGAGGGAGAGGTGAGTACTGAGCGTATGAGGAGGAGGATTGATGAGCAGATTAAGTACCTTATAAGGAATAACACGGTGCCTGATGGTACAATCCTAATGACTGGCACTGGGATATTGCCTGGTAGGGATGCTGCATTAAGGGATGGCGATATTGTTGAAATAAGCATAAGTGGGATAGGTACGTTAACGACGCCGGTTATTAAGCTTAAGGTTGAGTAG